A window from Gopherus flavomarginatus isolate rGopFla2 chromosome 4, rGopFla2.mat.asm, whole genome shotgun sequence encodes these proteins:
- the PAQR8 gene encoding membrane progestin receptor beta isoform X1 has protein sequence MLLLFLPLCLLLSWGLSEGLALPICGLPCAVGSMMTAILERISTLSVSGQQLRRLPRLLEEGFPKMPCTVEESDVPQLFREPYIQTGYRPIGQEWRYYFFSLFQKHNEVVNVWTHLLAALAVLLRFKAFAEAEELSLDVSSWPLFIFVLSSLTYLTCSLLAHLLQSKSELSHYTFYFVDYVGVSVYQYGSALAHFYYSSDQAWYDRFWLFFLPAAAFCGWLSCAGCCYAKYRYRRPYPLMRKICQVIPAGLAFVLDISPVAHRVVMCHLGGCEEQAAWYHTFQILFFLISAYFFSCPVPEKYFPGSCDIIGHAHQIFHMFLALCTLSQLEAIFLDYKMRQEIFRSRHGPLSIYLSCASFFGLVACSAVTAHFLQCRIKAGLAKRDS, from the coding sequence AGCGAGGGATTGGCTTTACCCATCTGCGGACTCCCTTGTGCCGTGGGGAGCATGATGACGGCCATCCTGGAGCGTATCAGCACCTTGTCTGTCAGCGGGCAGCAGCTCCGCCGCCTCCCCAGACTCCTGGAGGAAGGCTTCCCCAAGATGCCCTGCACCGTCGAAGAATCCGACGTGCCCCAGCTCTTCCGGGAGCCATACATCCAGACGGGGTACCgccccattggccaggagtggCGCTATTACTTCTTCAGCCTGTTCCAGAAGCACAACGAGGTAGTCAACGTCTGGACTCACCTGCTGGCGGCCTTGGCTGTGTTGCTGAGGTTCAAGGCCTTTGCAGAAGCGGAGGAGCTGTCCTTGGACGTCTCATCCTGGCCTTTGTTCATCTTTGTGCTGTCCTCCCTCACCTACCTAACCTGCAGCCTCTTGGCCCACCTACTGCAATCCAAGTCAGAGCTGTCTCACTACACCTTCTACTTCGTGGACTACGTCGGGGTCAGCGTCTATCAATACGGCAGCGCCCTGGCCCATTTCTACTACAGCTCGGACCAAGCCTGGTACGATAGGTTCTGGCTCTTCTTCCTCCCCGCGGCTGCCTTCTGCGGCTGGCTCtcttgtgctggctgctgctacGCCAAATACCGGTACCGGCGCCCCTACCCCCTCATGAGGAAGATATGTCAGGTGATCCCAGCAGGGCTGGCGTTCGTCTTGGACATCAGCCCAGTTGCACACCGGGTGGTCATGTGCCACTTGGGGGGCTGCGAGGAGCAGGCTGCCTGGTACCACACCTTCCAGATACTGTTCTTTCTAATCAGCGCTTATTTCTTCTCCTGTCCAGTCCCCGAGAAGTATTTCCCGGGCTCCTGTGATATAATCGGCCACGCCCATCAGATCTTCCACATGTTCTTGGCCCTTTGCACGCTCTCGCAGCTGGAGGCCATCTTCCTGGATTACAAGATGAGGCAGGAGATTTTCCGGAGTAGACATGGACCTCTCTCCATCTACCTGTCCTGTGCCTCTTTTTTTGGCCTGGTGGCCTGTAGTGCCGTCACGGCTCACTTCCTGCAGTGCAGGATCAAAGCGGGACTGGCTAAAAGAGACTCCTGA
- the PAQR8 gene encoding membrane progestin receptor beta isoform X2, protein MMTAILERISTLSVSGQQLRRLPRLLEEGFPKMPCTVEESDVPQLFREPYIQTGYRPIGQEWRYYFFSLFQKHNEVVNVWTHLLAALAVLLRFKAFAEAEELSLDVSSWPLFIFVLSSLTYLTCSLLAHLLQSKSELSHYTFYFVDYVGVSVYQYGSALAHFYYSSDQAWYDRFWLFFLPAAAFCGWLSCAGCCYAKYRYRRPYPLMRKICQVIPAGLAFVLDISPVAHRVVMCHLGGCEEQAAWYHTFQILFFLISAYFFSCPVPEKYFPGSCDIIGHAHQIFHMFLALCTLSQLEAIFLDYKMRQEIFRSRHGPLSIYLSCASFFGLVACSAVTAHFLQCRIKAGLAKRDS, encoded by the coding sequence ATGATGACGGCCATCCTGGAGCGTATCAGCACCTTGTCTGTCAGCGGGCAGCAGCTCCGCCGCCTCCCCAGACTCCTGGAGGAAGGCTTCCCCAAGATGCCCTGCACCGTCGAAGAATCCGACGTGCCCCAGCTCTTCCGGGAGCCATACATCCAGACGGGGTACCgccccattggccaggagtggCGCTATTACTTCTTCAGCCTGTTCCAGAAGCACAACGAGGTAGTCAACGTCTGGACTCACCTGCTGGCGGCCTTGGCTGTGTTGCTGAGGTTCAAGGCCTTTGCAGAAGCGGAGGAGCTGTCCTTGGACGTCTCATCCTGGCCTTTGTTCATCTTTGTGCTGTCCTCCCTCACCTACCTAACCTGCAGCCTCTTGGCCCACCTACTGCAATCCAAGTCAGAGCTGTCTCACTACACCTTCTACTTCGTGGACTACGTCGGGGTCAGCGTCTATCAATACGGCAGCGCCCTGGCCCATTTCTACTACAGCTCGGACCAAGCCTGGTACGATAGGTTCTGGCTCTTCTTCCTCCCCGCGGCTGCCTTCTGCGGCTGGCTCtcttgtgctggctgctgctacGCCAAATACCGGTACCGGCGCCCCTACCCCCTCATGAGGAAGATATGTCAGGTGATCCCAGCAGGGCTGGCGTTCGTCTTGGACATCAGCCCAGTTGCACACCGGGTGGTCATGTGCCACTTGGGGGGCTGCGAGGAGCAGGCTGCCTGGTACCACACCTTCCAGATACTGTTCTTTCTAATCAGCGCTTATTTCTTCTCCTGTCCAGTCCCCGAGAAGTATTTCCCGGGCTCCTGTGATATAATCGGCCACGCCCATCAGATCTTCCACATGTTCTTGGCCCTTTGCACGCTCTCGCAGCTGGAGGCCATCTTCCTGGATTACAAGATGAGGCAGGAGATTTTCCGGAGTAGACATGGACCTCTCTCCATCTACCTGTCCTGTGCCTCTTTTTTTGGCCTGGTGGCCTGTAGTGCCGTCACGGCTCACTTCCTGCAGTGCAGGATCAAAGCGGGACTGGCTAAAAGAGACTCCTGA